The Muribaculum intestinale genome includes the window ATCCGGTGTAGGACAGACCTCGCGTGTCGATGCCCTGCGCCAGGCCATTGCCAAAGCCCAGAGCTTCGGCTTCGACCTGAAGGGTGCCGTGATGGCTTCCGACGCTTTCTTCCCCTTCCCCGACTGCGTGAAAATCGCCCATGAAGCCGGCATAGAGGCAGTGGTACACCCCGGAGGCTCAATCCGCGACCAGGAGTCGGTTGACTTCTGCAATGCCCACGACATGGCTATGGCAGTGACCGGGTTCCGCCACTTCAAACACTAACAACACATCTCTGTGCATGCTCACGTCCTGCCACGGACGGAGCATGCATATAAAATAAGAAAATCAAAAATGGGTCTATTCTCATTCACAAAAGAAATAGCCATCGACCTCGGCACCGCCAACACCATCATCATTCACAATGACAAGATTGTGATTGACGAGCCGTCGATTGTGGCCCTCGACACCAAGACAGGAAAGCTGCTTGCCGTAGGCACAGAGGCCCAGCAGATGCAGGGCAAGGAGCCTGAAGGCATACGCACCGTACGCCCTCTGCGCAAAGGCGTTATCGCCGACTTCAACGCCGCCGAGCTGATGATCAGAGGTCTCGTAAAAAAGGTAAGCACCAAAAGCAACTGGTTCAGCCCGTCGCTCCGCATGGTTGTCGGCATCCCGTCAGGCTCCACTGAAGTCGAAATCCGTGCTGTGCGCGACTCATCGGAGCATGCCGACGGCCGCGACGTATATATGATATACGAGCCAATGGCTGCGGCCCTTGGTATCGGCCTTGACGTGCGTGCCCCGGAAGGCAACATGATTGTGGACATAGGCGGCGGTACATCTGAAATCGCCGTGATATCGCTCGGCGGAATCGTCAGCAACAAATCCATACAGATTGCCGGCGATGACTTTACCGACGACATCAAAGAGCACATGCGCCGCGCCCACAACATCCGTGTAGGCGAACGCACAGCCGAACTCATCAAGATTAATGTAGGCTCAGCTCTTACCGAGCTCGAAAATCCACCGGAAGACTACATCGTGCATGGCCCCAACCAGATGACAGCCCTCCCTATGGAGGTGCCTGTGAGCTATCAGGAGATTTCCCACTGTATCGAGAAGTCGATTTCAAAAATCGAGGCCGCCGTGCTCAGCGCTCTCGAGCAGACACCATCGGAGCTATATGCCGACATCGTGCGCAACGGCATCTGGCTTGCCGGCGGCGGCGCCCTGTTGCGCGGACTCGACAAGCGCCTTTACGACAAAATCGGAATCCAGTTCCACATCGCCGAGGATCCGCTGCTGGCTGTTGCCCGCGGCACAGGCGTGGCGCTGAAGAATATCGACAAATTCAAGTTCCTGATACGCTGACGCCACATTACGGCAAGCCCTGAAAAGGCGCCGGTATCAGCAGTCAATATTTTCAGGATTATGACTCCGCAAGCCGCCACAGCCGGCTCATGGAGAGCATAATCCTGAAAAAACATTTATTAATCCATCCCCGCTTCACCCCCTGACAGGTATCGATGAGCACCCTATGGGACTTTTTGCTTAAATATAGCCGATGGTTTCTATTCACGTTTTACGTAGTGGTATCTTGCATACTGCTGTTTGATACAAACCCTTATCAGCACTACGTGTGGATGACCTCGGCAGGACGTGTCACCTCGGCTATATATGGTGTCGCGGCCAATGTCACATCGTATTTCCATCTCCACGACATAAACGAGGACTTGCAGAGACGCACCGCCGACCTTGAGCTCGAGGTAATCGGACTGCGCAACCAACTCCGGGCCATGAACGAGAAAGTGTATGCCGACTCGCTCGCCCACGACTCGGTAATGCAGCCGTTCGACTTCATAATCGCTCACGTGATAAGCAACAGCGTATCGCGCACCCACAATTATATCACCATCGAGAAAGGGCGTCTCGACTCGGTAAGACCAGAAATGGGAGTTGTAGACCAGAACGGTGTGGTTGGTATAGTGAATGTAGTAGGTGACCATTCAGCCCGTGTCATCTCCCTGCTCAACCCCAAGATGCGCCTGAGCTGCAAGGTAAAAGGCCGCGATTATTTCGGCTCGCTCGTGTGGGACGGACGCAATCCGGGC containing:
- a CDS encoding rod shape-determining protein, which produces MGLFSFTKEIAIDLGTANTIIIHNDKIVIDEPSIVALDTKTGKLLAVGTEAQQMQGKEPEGIRTVRPLRKGVIADFNAAELMIRGLVKKVSTKSNWFSPSLRMVVGIPSGSTEVEIRAVRDSSEHADGRDVYMIYEPMAAALGIGLDVRAPEGNMIVDIGGGTSEIAVISLGGIVSNKSIQIAGDDFTDDIKEHMRRAHNIRVGERTAELIKINVGSALTELENPPEDYIVHGPNQMTALPMEVPVSYQEISHCIEKSISKIEAAVLSALEQTPSELYADIVRNGIWLAGGGALLRGLDKRLYDKIGIQFHIAEDPLLAVARGTGVALKNIDKFKFLIR
- the mreC gene encoding rod shape-determining protein MreC, which translates into the protein MSTLWDFLLKYSRWFLFTFYVVVSCILLFDTNPYQHYVWMTSAGRVTSAIYGVAANVTSYFHLHDINEDLQRRTADLELEVIGLRNQLRAMNEKVYADSLAHDSVMQPFDFIIAHVISNSVSRTHNYITIEKGRLDSVRPEMGVVDQNGVVGIVNVVGDHSARVISLLNPKMRLSCKVKGRDYFGSLVWDGRNPGEAVLEEMPRHERFRKGDTIVTSGYSAVFPEGIPVGTIISHEKEHDDNFYALRIKLLTDFSTLSTVRVIANDMRQELDSLTAGEENDSRTNP